The Fimbriimonadia bacterium genome contains the following window.
CAATCCGGCCTCGCTATGGATGGCGCTGTACTGAAGGCAGCTCCTTCAAACGGATGTTACGAAACTCGATCCATCCACCGGGTCTCGTGTGTGCATCCTGCAGGCCGATGTAGCCGGCGAGAGGTTTGTCACGTATCGCCACGTCCCTAGACATGTCCGCATCCACGCACCGAACCCCGTCTGCAATCACCTGGATGCGTTGGCCCTCGCAGCGTATCTCGAAGGTGTGCCACCGACCGAAGGACTCGTCCGGGCGAGGGTTCACGGCGACGGTGCCGTATAGCGAGCCCGTGCAGTGCAGATCGTCACGCGGCTCGTTCGTGATCTGCACCTCGTGGCCAGTCTCCCACGGGTTCCCGTTCTCCTTGCAACGAATGAAGACACCGCTATTGCC
Protein-coding sequences here:
- a CDS encoding DUF1080 domain-containing protein, with translation MAKNRAPIVLTIALCTAVVSTTAFGQIPWHRRARGFNQGIVVRHAPGDIQPGFVKLFDGKTLAGWTVMGNPEGWQVVNGVIRSEAGKGGNWLRTNRTYSDFVLRLEWRVSQNGNSGVFIRCKENGNPWETGHEVQITNEPRDDLHCTGSLYGTVAVNPRPDESFGRWHTFEIRCEGQRIQVIADGVRCVDADMSRDVAIRDKPLAGYIGLQDAHTRPGGWIEFRNIRLKELPSVQRHP